The following proteins come from a genomic window of Montipora foliosa isolate CH-2021 chromosome 2, ASM3666993v2, whole genome shotgun sequence:
- the LOC137992106 gene encoding amiloride-sensitive sodium channel subunit alpha-like has protein sequence MQSPNKANGSSQKSQQLKSFQERIFECFGYTTAHGYGRVADATDSSLRRCFWLLACAAAFGIFVYQLQDLTSQYLSRPLKTRAWIAHEQNLPFPQVTVCNLNKIRRSKIPEDVLKDYPQILGPISNATNNSSKLHGHKLKTKVHQRLAEYPDDILQAAGHQLQDMILNCEYNSIDCLLSLPLVKETMALRTTLGNEMRDLWTQLTHPKFGNCYTFNGGRDPNNKQITVLMSSLPGHEEGLKLEVNIEQYEYVSELSDEAGVRVFIGDQYLMPFPYELGISAPSGYSTGIMLRKIVIGRLDPFKNHSCEPKSILDDGNIFSRYNVIYSDMACKISCLANTMHEMCGCVYYKLKYTKTQNVCDKSHHATEQCIDDVFKKYSEGICTKDCRQKCREDTFKMTVSAADWPSEYYKDILKEKIEKRGLGNRTGDFHVNFLKLKVYYGALNYEVIDEELAYPFSNFVSDIGGVMGMWIGISALTCVEVLELSASLCYAFWRKFKGKRNSINVVQPRDCPA, from the exons ATGCAGTCGCCAAACAAAGCGAATGGTTCCTCTCAAAAGTCTCAACAATTAAAGTCATTTCAGGAAAGGATATTTGAGTGTTTTGGCTACACTACAGCTCATGGCTACGGTCGTGTTGCAGATGCTACTGATTCCTCGCTTCGCAGGTGTTTTTGGTTACTGGCATGTGCTGCTGCCTTTGGTATCTTCGTTTATCAGCTGCAGGATTTAACTTCCCAGTACCTCTCAAGACCTCTAAAAACAAGAGCATGGATTGCGCATGAACAG AACCTGCCATTTCCTCAAGTCACTGTGTGCAACCTCAACAAGATTCGCCGATCAAAGATACCTGAAGATGTCTTAAAGGATTATCCGCAAATTCTTGGCCCAA TATCAAACGCCACTAATAATTCATCAAAGCTTCACGGACacaaactaaaaacaaaagttCACCAACGTTTGGCTGAATACCCCGATGACATCCTGCAAGCCGCTGGACATCAGCTGCAGGACATGATATTAAACTGCGAGTACAACAGCATAGATTGCTT ACTCTCTTTGCCGCTGGTCAAGGAAACGATGGCTCTGAGAACGACATTGGG AAATGAAATGCGTGACCTGTGGACGCAATTAACGCATCCGAAGTTTGGAAACTGTTATACATTCAATGGAGGAAGAGATCCTAACAACAAGCAGATCACAGTTCTTATGTCATCCCTTCCGGGACATGAAGAAG GTCTTAAACTTGAGGTGAACATTGAACAGTATGAGTATGTTAGTGAGCTCTCAGATGAGGCTGGCGTGCGAGTGTTTATTGGAGATCAGTATTTGATGCCATTTCCTTACGAGCTGGGAATAAGTGCGCCCTCTGGCTATTCTACAGGAATAATGCTACGAAAG ATTGTTATTGGTAGATTGGATCCTTTTAAGAATCACAGCTGCGAACCAAAATCCATTCTTGATGATGGCAACATATTCAGCCGTTACAACGTTATCTACAGTGATATG GCGTGCAAGATTTCCTGCCTGGCAAACACAATGCACGAAATGTGCGGTTGCGTTTATTACAAACTGAAGTATACGAAAACGCAGAAtgtatgtgacaaatcccaccaTGCAACAG AACAGTGCATCGACGacgtttttaaaaaatattctgAAGGCATATGCACAAAGGATTGCCGACAAAAATGCag GGAGGACACTTTCAAGATGACGGTTTCCGCTGCTGATTGGCCATCAGAGTACTACAAG GATATcctgaaagaaaaaattgaaaagcgcGGACTTGGAAATCGCACCGGTGACTTCCA TGTCAACTTTTTGAAGTTGAAAGTATACTACGGAGCTCTAAACTATGAAGTGATCGACGAGGAACTTGCTTATCCA ttttcaaattttgtttctgacATTGGTGGAGTTATGGGTATGTGGATCGGAATCTCAGCACTGACATGCGTTGAAGTCCTCGAACTGTCGGCTTCACTTTGCTACGCGTTCTGGAGAAAGTTCAAAGGGAAACGAAATAGTATTAATGTGGTTCAGCCGCGAGATTGTCCTGCTTAG